tacatttaggacacatgcatcaacacacacacagttatcacaacaggaagaatgaaaaaatacttaaaatgcaCCTCAGAGTCCCTGAGGGTTGATGCAAACCGGACTTTTCTGGAGATAAACGTTTAATTTTTGTTCTATTTCAACATCAGCTTAAAGGCAGAATAATGACTTCTGAGTGTTGGTGTCAAACATGGAGTAAAAGTATTCACAGCCCTGGTTTGGGGACACTGTACCGAATCTCTTGGTGTAGAGCATCTCTCCCAGGTTGTGTGGAGCCAGAGAGTAGATGGCCAGGATGCCCTCGTCTGGGAAACCCCGCTGACTGCTGGGAATGAAGACCGCCAGCAGCTGACCGTCTGCAGAGATGTCGCAGCTCGCGTCGTTGTAGATTTTACAGTTTGGCACCAGAACGTTGACTGAAGCTgaagaggagacagacagacacattaCTCTTCAGCATTTGTACgtttttaaaatgaagctgTTGACATCTGGCTCAACATCACAGAGTGTTTTGAAGTTAGTGTTTTGGCGTTTTATAACTGTTATCAAGTCAGTGTTCCCCcgaacatttatttatttttctgtggtaAACCTGCCACATATGAAACATCTGCCACCTCGAATTGATTTGATCTTATGGAgaagtttctcattttaattaataGTGTAatattgacttaaaaaaaacaaacaaaaacatgcctttccaaaaataaattaaaaaaattacattttaaaaaaatcacccaaaattaaATTGCCAAATTTATTCAATTAAAATTGCCCAAagtcttaaaaagaaaaatattactatttaatacaaaacatattaaaataataatacaaatgtttctataaatatgacaatttttttaaaaggaaaaaaaaataaacagagttAAAAACTGCTtgaatcaaaagaaaaagtctgaACATCTATTTAAAGCTCAATGAGTCTCTGCGTCATTAACAGTCTCTGCTGTTGTACCGTTGCTGATCTCCGGCAGGTCGAATTTGGTGAAGTCCCACCACTGCAGACGGTACGTGGTGTTAGCGATGTTGCTGGCGACTGCAGACTGGCCGTCCCCGATCGACGCGCCTGAGGAAGACGGGAAGTGAACGGCGTCAGTGTTAAACGTGATCAcgcagaggaaaaacaaaaaaacaggctcAGATGAACCGCTGTTCGCCCCCGTCCGTCAGACTTCAGAGCCGAACGTTTCTGTCGCTCGAACTGAACCTTACCGGCCTTACCGTCCTCCGGCTCTGGCAGCTGGGCGTGATTTCCAAATCTCAAACTGTATTTTTGGTAGCGGTGTaaagtgagtgtgtgcgtgtgtgtgtgtgtgtttaccagcGAGGACTCTGTTGACAGAGGAGTGTGTGGCCAGGCCGGGCTGTCCTCTTTCATGGAAGATCCCAGCGTAGGGCAGGTACTCAGGGAGGAGGAAACGCCTGGAGGACGACACGACAAAACCCTTCAAATCCAAACCTCAAAACgatgaaaaactgaaaacacgTGAAAGTAAAACGTGCAAATCCAGGATCACCAGGGACACTCAACCGGCTCTGTTTAGGGgacactttttcaaaatgacaggaggccaggggccctCACAGtggccccatacatgtttcaaggattttaggacacttctaggattttaagacatttaccaaattttaggacatttttaggacttcaggacatttctagtattttaggacattagtgtcttatctaggacctctgtggggTCAAAcctaaaaaggacaaaaactattcacagagtcagtcactttatttttattggcaattagaaaatggttgggaggCCACCAGACCACCCGATCaggggccacatttggcccTCGATCCGCATCACTGTTGTACATGTTGAGGTCTCCTTCATCATGCGAACTCACAGGAACGTTATTGATGGTATTTAATAAAAGTGATCATGGTCTGCAGACTCTTCTGCTCAGACGAAGCAGAAAAGTTAAAGTCAGGATCAGATCTTACAGTCGACTCACCGAGGGACGAAGCGACCCAGAGACGGAGCAGACATCCGGGCGTTACGTGGAGTCCTGTGCCTCGCTCTGTCTCCGTTATCACTGGAATAAAGAAAATGGTGAGTCTACatagaaaaactaaaatacaaGCACTGCTTTAGTATACAGGTCAAAGT
This Plectropomus leopardus isolate mb unplaced genomic scaffold, YSFRI_Pleo_2.0 unplaced_scaffold4053, whole genome shotgun sequence DNA region includes the following protein-coding sequences:
- the LOC121939062 gene encoding activating molecule in BECN1-regulated autophagy protein 1-like → MSGSRDHPIYPDPARLSPAAYYAQRMIQYLSRRDSIRQRSLRYQQNRLRAMSSSSDSPASNPSSSMDNSDVDFEELDDNGDRARHRTPRNARMSAPSLGRFVPRRFLLPEYLPYAGIFHERGQPGLATHSSVNRVLAGASIGDGQSAVASNIANTTYRLQWWDFTKFDLPEISNASVNVLVPNCKIYNDASCDISADGQLLAVFIPSSQRGFPDEGILAIYSLAPHNLGEMLYTKRF